The Coffea eugenioides isolate CCC68of chromosome 8, Ceug_1.0, whole genome shotgun sequence genome has a segment encoding these proteins:
- the LOC113779857 gene encoding ABC transporter G family member 39-like isoform X6, translating into MESSHAYRLSSLRSSNSNIWSNTAIEIFSKSTREEDDEEALKWASIERLPTYLRIRRGILTQEEGQTSEIDVKHLKPAERKYILNRVMNEEDDNEEFLLKLKERIARVGIEFPTIEVRFEHLNVEAQAYVGSRALPTIFNFTFNILEGFLSSLHILPNKKRPFPILHDVSGNLKPGRLTLLLGPPSSGKTTMLLALAGRLPSDLKVSGNVTYNGHEMKEFVPERASAYISQHDLHLGELTVRETLAFSARCQGVGSRHDMLVEISRREKEANIKPDSDLDTFLKALVLEGQETSVVTDYIIKILGLEFCADTMVGDEMIRGISGGQKKRVTTGEMMVGPARVFLMDEISTGLDSSTTFQIVNSIKHSIHILHGTAVISLLQPAPETFDLFDDIILLADGHIVYQGPREYVLEFFESMGFKCPERKGVADFLQEVTSNKDQEQYWAHRDEPYTYVSVKNFSEAFQSFHVGRNLGTELAVPFDKSKSHPAALTTEKFGVSKKELLKACISREFLLMKRNSFVYAFQLLKIFLMALITMTVFLRTKMHKETTNDGQIFMGALFFTTVMIMFNGFAELAFTILKLPVFYKQRDLLLFPAWAYALPTWILKIPFTLLESGVWVAMTYYVTGYDSNVGRFFRQYLVLIFIGQMASGLFRLMASLGRNMVIANTFGSFVLVAFLALGGYVLSHDKIKKWWIWGYWISPMTYAENAISVNEFLGNSWRHVRLSAGSGKPLGVSVLKARGIFVEGRWYWIGAAALFGYILLFNILYTLALTFLEPLEKAQAVLSEETLAERSSIKTGEIVDLSSEDDARRNVSSRSMSSRVASISEDEPERKPGMVLPFEPFAITFDDIRYAVDMPQEMKAQGLTEDRLELLKGVSGSFRPGVLTALMGVSGAGKTTLMDVLAGRKTGGYIEGTITISGYPKKQDTFARIAGYCEQNDIHSPHVTVYESLQYSAWLRLPAEADAATRKMFVEEVMELVELTSLKEALVGLPGVNGLSTEQRKRLTIAVELVANPSIIFMDEPTSGLDARAAAIVMRTVRNTVDTGRTVVCTIHQPSIDIFDAFDELVLLKRGGEEIFVGPLGRHCVDLIRYFEAVDGIDKIRDGYNPATWMLEVSSIAQETALGVNFPQIYKGSELYRRNKALIKELSTPAPGSKELYFRTRYSQPFFIQFMACLWKQHLSYWRNPHYTAVRLLFTTIIALMFGTIYWKLGSKRERLQDLLNAMGSMYSAVLFMGIQNATSVQPVVAIERTVFYRERAAGMYAALAYAFGQVVVELPYLLVQTVIYGVLVYAMIGFEWTAAKFFWYLFFMYFTLWYFTAYGMMTVAVTPNQNIAAIVSSSFYSIWNLFSGFIVPKPRIPVWWRWYYYISPVAWTLYGLVASQFGDIKEEMIDTNQTVKDFIRSYFGFKHDFLGFAALIIVAFATSFTFIFALSIKMFNFQKR; encoded by the exons atggagagttctcaTGCTTACAGACTTAGCAGTCTCCGGTCCAGTAATTCCAACATATGGAGCAACACTGCAATCGAAATCTTTTCAAAGTCTACTCGCGAAGAAGACGACGAAGAAGCATTAAAATGGGCTTCTATAGAGAGGCTTCCCACTTATCTTCGCATAAGAAGAGGTATCCTTACTCAAGAAGAAGGCCAGACAAGTGAGATTGATGTCAAACATCTAAAACCAGCTGAGAGGAAATACATTCTGAATCGAGTAATGAACGAAGAGGATGATAACGAGGAGTTCCTATTGAAGCTCAAGGAACGCATTGCAAG AGTTGGCATTGAGTTTCCCACAATTGAAGTCCGATTTGAGCATTTGAATGTTGAAGCACAGGCTTATGTTGGCAGTAGGGCATTGCCAACAATATTCAACTTCACCTTCAACATACTAGAG GGTTTCTTGAGCTCTCTTCATATTCTTCCAAATAAGAAAAGACCATTTCCAATTCTTCATGATGTCAGCGGAAATCTCAAGCCTGGAAG ACTAACGCTACTTTTAGGACCACCAAGTTCCGGTAAAACCACCATGCTGTTAGCATTGGCTGGAAGACTTCCTTCTGATCTTAAA GTTTCTGGGAATGTTACATACAATGGCCATGAGATGAAAGAATTTGTACCCGAAAGGGCATCAGCTTATATTAGTCAACATGATCTTCATTTGGGTGAACTTACAGTGAGAGAAACACTAGCTTTTTCAGCAAGATGTCAAGGCGTTGGATCTCGTCATG ATATGCTGGTGGAAATATCAAGGAGAGAGAAGGAAGCAAACATTAAGCCAGACTCTGATCTTGATACTTTTTTGAAG GCCCTGGTGCTTGAAGGACAGGAGACAAGTGTTGTAACAGATTACATAATCAAG ATTTTAGGACTGGAGTTCTGTGCTGATACCATGGTTGGGGATGAAATGATACGTGGGATTTCTGGAGGACAGAAAAAGCGGGTAACAACAG GGGAGATGATGGTTGGGCCAGCAAGAGTATTTCTTATGGATGAGATATCAACTGGTCTGGACAGTTCGACAACCTTTCAGATTGTTAATTCAATTAAGCACTCAATCCATATCCTTCATGGAACTGCTGTTATATCACTATTGCAACCGGCACCAGAAACTTTTGATCTATTCGATGACATAATTCTTCTTGCTGATGGTCATATTGTGTATCAAGGTCCACGAGAATATGTGTTGGAATTCTTTGAATCCATGGGTTTCAAATGTCCCGAAAGAAAAGGAGTTGCTGACTTCTTACAAGAA GTGACATCAAATAAAGATCAAGAGCAGTACTGGGCACATAGAGATGAACCTTATACTTATGTTTCTGTCAAGAATTTTTCTGAagcatttcaatcatttcatGTTGGAAGGAATCTAGGAACTGAGCTTGCTGTTCCTTTTGACAAATCCAAGAGTCATCCTGCTGCATTAACCACAGAGAAGTTTGGCGTTAGCAAAAAGGAACTTCTGAAAGCTTGCATATCGAGAGAATTTCTTCTTATGAAAAGGAACTCATTTGTCTATGCATTTCAATTGCTAAAA ATATTCTTGATGGCTCTGATAACAATGACAGTGTTTCTGCGAACTAAGATGCACAAGGAAACTACAAATGATGGTCAGATTTTCATGGGGGCTCTGTTTTTTACAACAGTCATGATCATGTTCAATGGATTCGCAGAGCTTGCTTTTACGATTTTGAAGCTTCCTGTCTTTTACAAACAACGCGACCTTCTTCTCTTCCCTGCATGGGCATATGCGCTGCCTACATGGATACTGAAGATCCCATTCACGCTGTTAGAGAGTGGAGTTTGGGTTGCTATGACATACTATGTAACTGGATATGATTCAAATGTTGGAAG GTTTTTCAGACAGTACCTTGTGCTCATATTTATTGGCCAGATGGCGTCAGGGCTATTTCGCCTTATGGCGTCATTGGGAAGGAATATGGTCATTGCAAACACATTTGGATCATTTGTATTGGTCGCATTTCTAGCATTGGGGGGATATGTTTTGTCTCATG ataaaattaaaaaatggtgGATTTGGGGATACTGGATTTCCCCTATGACGTATGCAGAGAATGCTATTTCTGTTAACGAGTTCCTGGGGAATAGTTGGAGACATGTACGT TTGTCTGCTGGATCAGGAAAACCCTTAGGAGTTTCAGTTTTGAAGGCTCGAGGCATTTTTGTGGAGGGCCGCTGGTACTGGATTGGAGCTGCTGCTCTGTTTGGATATATACTTCTGTTCAATATCTTGTATACTTTGGCTTTAACTTTCCTGGAAC CACTTGAGAAGGCCCAGGCAGTTTTATCTGAAGAAACTTTGGCAGAGAGGAGCTCGATCAAGACAGGTGAGATTGTTGACTTATCAA GTGAAGATGATGCCCGGAGAAATGTATCATCGCGATCTATGTCATCTAGAGTGGCCAGCATTAGTGAAGATGAGCCAGAACGAAAACCAGGGATGGTCCTACCATTTGAGCCTTTTGCAATCACTTTTGACGACATAAGATATGCGGTAGACATGCCACAG GAAATGAAAGCGCAAGGACTTACTGAGGACAGACTTGAACTTTTAAAAGGTGTGAGTGGCTCTTTTAGGCCAGGGGTCTTGACAGCTCTGATGGGCGTTAGCGGGGCTGGTAAGACAACTCTGATGGATGTCTTGGCTGGTAGAAAAACAGGTGGTTATATTGAAGGAACAATCACCATATCAGGGTACCCAAAGAAGCAAGACACTTTTGCCCGTATAGCAGGATACTGTGAACAAAATGATATTCATTCACCTCATGTAACCGTATACGAGTCTTTGCAGTATTCTGCTTGGCTTCGGCTGCCCGCTGAAGCGGATGCTGCAACCAGAAAG ATGTTCGTTGAAGAAGTTATGGAACTTGTCGAGCTTACCTCATTGAAAGAGGCACTTGTTGGATTGCCTGGAGTGAATGGACTTTCAACTGAGCAGCGCAAGAGGCTGACAATTGCAGTTGAGCTTGTAGCTAATCCCTCAATTATATTCATGGATGAACCGACCTCTGGACTTGATGCCAGGGCTGCTGCCATAGTTATGAGAACAGTGAGAAACACAGTGGATACAGGTCGAACAGTAGTCTGCACCATCCATCAACCAAGCATTGATATATTTGATGCTTTTGATGAG CTGGTTCTTTTAAAACGTGGAGGCGAAGAGATATTTGTTGGTCCCTTGGGCCGCCATTGTGTAGATCTCATACGGTACTTTGAG GCCGTTGATGGAATAGACAAAATTAGAGATGGTTACAATCCTGCAACTTGGATGCTGGAAGTGTCTTCAATTGCACAAGAAACAGCTCTTGGAGTTAATTTCCCACAAATATATAAAGGCTCAGAACTTTATAG GAGAAACAAAGCACTAATCAAAGAACTAAGCACACCTGCTCCAGGCTCCAAAGAGTTGTACTTTCGCACTCGTTACTCTCAGCCATTCTTCATCCAGTTCATGGCTTGCTTATGGAAACAGCACTTGTCCTATTGGCGAAACCCACATTATACTGCAGTAAGACTGTTGTTTACAACAATTATAGCTTTGATGTTTGGAACAATATACTGGAAGCTCGGCTCCAAAAG GGAAAGGCTCCAGGATCTACTTAACGCCATGGGTTCTATGTATTCTGCTGTTTTATTTATGGGTATACAAAATGCAACGTCAGTTCAGCCTGTTGTTGCCATAGAGAGGACAGTATTCTACAGGGAAAGAGCAGCCGGAATGTATGCAGCTTTAGCATATGCTTTTGGACAG GTTGTTGTCGAGCTTCCTTACCTTCTGGTTCAGACAGTCATCTATGGAGTCCTAGTATATGCAATGATCGGATTCGAATGGACTGCTGCCAAGTTCTTTTGGTACTTATTCTTCATGTATTTTACCTTGTGGTACTTCACAGCTTATGGGATGATGACAGTGGCAGTTACACCAAACCAAAACATTGCTGCCATAGTTTCATCCTCATTTTACTCAATATGGAACCTTTTTTCAGGATTCATTGTTCCAAAGCCG AGAATTCCAGTTTGGTGGAGGTGGTATTATTACATCTCCCCTGTTGCTTGGACATTGTATGGTTTAGTTGCTTCACAGTTTGGAGACATAAAGGAAGAGATGATTGACACAAATCAAACAGTCAAAGACTTCATAAGAAGTTATTTTGGATTTAAGCATGATTTCCTGGGATTTGCGGCCCTCATAATAGTTGCATTTGCAACCAGTTTCACCTTCATCTTTGCCTTGTCAATCAAGATGTTTAACTTCCAGAAAAGATAA
- the LOC113779857 gene encoding pleiotropic drug resistance protein 1-like isoform X1 translates to MESSHAYRLSSLRSSNSNIWSNTAIEIFSKSTREEDDEEALKWASIERLPTYLRIRRGILTQEEGQTSEIDVKHLKPAERKYILNRVMNEEDDNEEFLLKLKERIARVGIEFPTIEVRFEHLNVEAQAYVGSRALPTIFNFTFNILEGFLSSLHILPNKKRPFPILHDVSGNLKPGRLTLLLGPPSSGKTTMLLALAGRLPSDLKVSGNVTYNGHEMKEFVPERASAYISQHDLHLGELTVRETLAFSARCQGVGSRHDMLVEISRREKEANIKPDSDLDTFLKALVLEGQETSVVTDYIIKILGLEFCADTMVGDEMIRGISGGQKKRVTTGEMMVGPARVFLMDEISTGLDSSTTFQIVNSIKHSIHILHGTAVISLLQPAPETFDLFDDIILLADGHIVYQGPREYVLEFFESMGFKCPERKGVADFLQEVTSNKDQEQYWAHRDEPYTYVSVKNFSEAFQSFHVGRNLGTELAVPFDKSKSHPAALTTEKFGVSKKELLKACISREFLLMKRNSFVYAFQLLKIFLMALITMTVFLRTKMHKETTNDGQIFMGALFFTTVMIMFNGFAELAFTILKLPVFYKQRDLLLFPAWAYALPTWILKIPFTLLESGVWVAMTYYVTGYDSNVGRFFRQYLVLIFIGQMASGLFRLMASLGRNMVIANTFGSFVLVAFLALGGYVLSHDKIKKWWIWGYWISPMTYAENAISVNEFLGNSWRHLSAGSGKPLGVSVLKARGIFVEGRWYWIGAAALFGYILLFNILYTLALTFLEPLEKAQAVLSEETLAERSSIKTGEIVDLSSGKRLSEGEDDARRNVSSRSMSSRVASISEDEPERKPGMVLPFEPFAITFDDIRYAVDMPQEMKAQGLTEDRLELLKGVSGSFRPGVLTALMGVSGAGKTTLMDVLAGRKTGGYIEGTITISGYPKKQDTFARIAGYCEQNDIHSPHVTVYESLQYSAWLRLPAEADAATRKMFVEEVMELVELTSLKEALVGLPGVNGLSTEQRKRLTIAVELVANPSIIFMDEPTSGLDARAAAIVMRTVRNTVDTGRTVVCTIHQPSIDIFDAFDELVLLKRGGEEIFVGPLGRHCVDLIRYFEAVDGIDKIRDGYNPATWMLEVSSIAQETALGVNFPQIYKGSELYRRNKALIKELSTPAPGSKELYFRTRYSQPFFIQFMACLWKQHLSYWRNPHYTAVRLLFTTIIALMFGTIYWKLGSKRERLQDLLNAMGSMYSAVLFMGIQNATSVQPVVAIERTVFYRERAAGMYAALAYAFGQVVVELPYLLVQTVIYGVLVYAMIGFEWTAAKFFWYLFFMYFTLWYFTAYGMMTVAVTPNQNIAAIVSSSFYSIWNLFSGFIVPKPRIPVWWRWYYYISPVAWTLYGLVASQFGDIKEEMIDTNQTVKDFIRSYFGFKHDFLGFAALIIVAFATSFTFIFALSIKMFNFQKR, encoded by the exons atggagagttctcaTGCTTACAGACTTAGCAGTCTCCGGTCCAGTAATTCCAACATATGGAGCAACACTGCAATCGAAATCTTTTCAAAGTCTACTCGCGAAGAAGACGACGAAGAAGCATTAAAATGGGCTTCTATAGAGAGGCTTCCCACTTATCTTCGCATAAGAAGAGGTATCCTTACTCAAGAAGAAGGCCAGACAAGTGAGATTGATGTCAAACATCTAAAACCAGCTGAGAGGAAATACATTCTGAATCGAGTAATGAACGAAGAGGATGATAACGAGGAGTTCCTATTGAAGCTCAAGGAACGCATTGCAAG AGTTGGCATTGAGTTTCCCACAATTGAAGTCCGATTTGAGCATTTGAATGTTGAAGCACAGGCTTATGTTGGCAGTAGGGCATTGCCAACAATATTCAACTTCACCTTCAACATACTAGAG GGTTTCTTGAGCTCTCTTCATATTCTTCCAAATAAGAAAAGACCATTTCCAATTCTTCATGATGTCAGCGGAAATCTCAAGCCTGGAAG ACTAACGCTACTTTTAGGACCACCAAGTTCCGGTAAAACCACCATGCTGTTAGCATTGGCTGGAAGACTTCCTTCTGATCTTAAA GTTTCTGGGAATGTTACATACAATGGCCATGAGATGAAAGAATTTGTACCCGAAAGGGCATCAGCTTATATTAGTCAACATGATCTTCATTTGGGTGAACTTACAGTGAGAGAAACACTAGCTTTTTCAGCAAGATGTCAAGGCGTTGGATCTCGTCATG ATATGCTGGTGGAAATATCAAGGAGAGAGAAGGAAGCAAACATTAAGCCAGACTCTGATCTTGATACTTTTTTGAAG GCCCTGGTGCTTGAAGGACAGGAGACAAGTGTTGTAACAGATTACATAATCAAG ATTTTAGGACTGGAGTTCTGTGCTGATACCATGGTTGGGGATGAAATGATACGTGGGATTTCTGGAGGACAGAAAAAGCGGGTAACAACAG GGGAGATGATGGTTGGGCCAGCAAGAGTATTTCTTATGGATGAGATATCAACTGGTCTGGACAGTTCGACAACCTTTCAGATTGTTAATTCAATTAAGCACTCAATCCATATCCTTCATGGAACTGCTGTTATATCACTATTGCAACCGGCACCAGAAACTTTTGATCTATTCGATGACATAATTCTTCTTGCTGATGGTCATATTGTGTATCAAGGTCCACGAGAATATGTGTTGGAATTCTTTGAATCCATGGGTTTCAAATGTCCCGAAAGAAAAGGAGTTGCTGACTTCTTACAAGAA GTGACATCAAATAAAGATCAAGAGCAGTACTGGGCACATAGAGATGAACCTTATACTTATGTTTCTGTCAAGAATTTTTCTGAagcatttcaatcatttcatGTTGGAAGGAATCTAGGAACTGAGCTTGCTGTTCCTTTTGACAAATCCAAGAGTCATCCTGCTGCATTAACCACAGAGAAGTTTGGCGTTAGCAAAAAGGAACTTCTGAAAGCTTGCATATCGAGAGAATTTCTTCTTATGAAAAGGAACTCATTTGTCTATGCATTTCAATTGCTAAAA ATATTCTTGATGGCTCTGATAACAATGACAGTGTTTCTGCGAACTAAGATGCACAAGGAAACTACAAATGATGGTCAGATTTTCATGGGGGCTCTGTTTTTTACAACAGTCATGATCATGTTCAATGGATTCGCAGAGCTTGCTTTTACGATTTTGAAGCTTCCTGTCTTTTACAAACAACGCGACCTTCTTCTCTTCCCTGCATGGGCATATGCGCTGCCTACATGGATACTGAAGATCCCATTCACGCTGTTAGAGAGTGGAGTTTGGGTTGCTATGACATACTATGTAACTGGATATGATTCAAATGTTGGAAG GTTTTTCAGACAGTACCTTGTGCTCATATTTATTGGCCAGATGGCGTCAGGGCTATTTCGCCTTATGGCGTCATTGGGAAGGAATATGGTCATTGCAAACACATTTGGATCATTTGTATTGGTCGCATTTCTAGCATTGGGGGGATATGTTTTGTCTCATG ataaaattaaaaaatggtgGATTTGGGGATACTGGATTTCCCCTATGACGTATGCAGAGAATGCTATTTCTGTTAACGAGTTCCTGGGGAATAGTTGGAGACAT TTGTCTGCTGGATCAGGAAAACCCTTAGGAGTTTCAGTTTTGAAGGCTCGAGGCATTTTTGTGGAGGGCCGCTGGTACTGGATTGGAGCTGCTGCTCTGTTTGGATATATACTTCTGTTCAATATCTTGTATACTTTGGCTTTAACTTTCCTGGAAC CACTTGAGAAGGCCCAGGCAGTTTTATCTGAAGAAACTTTGGCAGAGAGGAGCTCGATCAAGACAGGTGAGATTGTTGACTTATCAAGTGGGAAGCGCTTATCCG AAGGTGAAGATGATGCCCGGAGAAATGTATCATCGCGATCTATGTCATCTAGAGTGGCCAGCATTAGTGAAGATGAGCCAGAACGAAAACCAGGGATGGTCCTACCATTTGAGCCTTTTGCAATCACTTTTGACGACATAAGATATGCGGTAGACATGCCACAG GAAATGAAAGCGCAAGGACTTACTGAGGACAGACTTGAACTTTTAAAAGGTGTGAGTGGCTCTTTTAGGCCAGGGGTCTTGACAGCTCTGATGGGCGTTAGCGGGGCTGGTAAGACAACTCTGATGGATGTCTTGGCTGGTAGAAAAACAGGTGGTTATATTGAAGGAACAATCACCATATCAGGGTACCCAAAGAAGCAAGACACTTTTGCCCGTATAGCAGGATACTGTGAACAAAATGATATTCATTCACCTCATGTAACCGTATACGAGTCTTTGCAGTATTCTGCTTGGCTTCGGCTGCCCGCTGAAGCGGATGCTGCAACCAGAAAG ATGTTCGTTGAAGAAGTTATGGAACTTGTCGAGCTTACCTCATTGAAAGAGGCACTTGTTGGATTGCCTGGAGTGAATGGACTTTCAACTGAGCAGCGCAAGAGGCTGACAATTGCAGTTGAGCTTGTAGCTAATCCCTCAATTATATTCATGGATGAACCGACCTCTGGACTTGATGCCAGGGCTGCTGCCATAGTTATGAGAACAGTGAGAAACACAGTGGATACAGGTCGAACAGTAGTCTGCACCATCCATCAACCAAGCATTGATATATTTGATGCTTTTGATGAG CTGGTTCTTTTAAAACGTGGAGGCGAAGAGATATTTGTTGGTCCCTTGGGCCGCCATTGTGTAGATCTCATACGGTACTTTGAG GCCGTTGATGGAATAGACAAAATTAGAGATGGTTACAATCCTGCAACTTGGATGCTGGAAGTGTCTTCAATTGCACAAGAAACAGCTCTTGGAGTTAATTTCCCACAAATATATAAAGGCTCAGAACTTTATAG GAGAAACAAAGCACTAATCAAAGAACTAAGCACACCTGCTCCAGGCTCCAAAGAGTTGTACTTTCGCACTCGTTACTCTCAGCCATTCTTCATCCAGTTCATGGCTTGCTTATGGAAACAGCACTTGTCCTATTGGCGAAACCCACATTATACTGCAGTAAGACTGTTGTTTACAACAATTATAGCTTTGATGTTTGGAACAATATACTGGAAGCTCGGCTCCAAAAG GGAAAGGCTCCAGGATCTACTTAACGCCATGGGTTCTATGTATTCTGCTGTTTTATTTATGGGTATACAAAATGCAACGTCAGTTCAGCCTGTTGTTGCCATAGAGAGGACAGTATTCTACAGGGAAAGAGCAGCCGGAATGTATGCAGCTTTAGCATATGCTTTTGGACAG GTTGTTGTCGAGCTTCCTTACCTTCTGGTTCAGACAGTCATCTATGGAGTCCTAGTATATGCAATGATCGGATTCGAATGGACTGCTGCCAAGTTCTTTTGGTACTTATTCTTCATGTATTTTACCTTGTGGTACTTCACAGCTTATGGGATGATGACAGTGGCAGTTACACCAAACCAAAACATTGCTGCCATAGTTTCATCCTCATTTTACTCAATATGGAACCTTTTTTCAGGATTCATTGTTCCAAAGCCG AGAATTCCAGTTTGGTGGAGGTGGTATTATTACATCTCCCCTGTTGCTTGGACATTGTATGGTTTAGTTGCTTCACAGTTTGGAGACATAAAGGAAGAGATGATTGACACAAATCAAACAGTCAAAGACTTCATAAGAAGTTATTTTGGATTTAAGCATGATTTCCTGGGATTTGCGGCCCTCATAATAGTTGCATTTGCAACCAGTTTCACCTTCATCTTTGCCTTGTCAATCAAGATGTTTAACTTCCAGAAAAGATAA